Proteins from one Telopea speciosissima isolate NSW1024214 ecotype Mountain lineage chromosome 1, Tspe_v1, whole genome shotgun sequence genomic window:
- the LOC122641017 gene encoding 2,3-bisphosphoglycerate-dependent phosphoglycerate mutase 1-like: MAAAACHLAVGSIQTYGCSNESGPQKAFGNVSVKLVSNGHLFNVGLLRRGSCSTRGCKLGVIQASTFQTSVADPVSSSTNSNSNDSRKKSNEVALILIRHGESLWNEKNLFTGCVDVPLTKKGVEEALEAGKRISNIPVDMIYTSALIRAQMTAMLAMTQHRRKKVPIIVHNESEQAKAWSQIFSEETNKQTIPVIAAWQLNERMYGELQGLNKQETADRYGKEKVHEWRRSYDIPPPNGESLEMCAHRAVAYFEEQIEPQLLSGKNVMIAAHGNSLRSIIMYLDKLTSQEVISLELSTGLPMLYIFKEGKFIRRGSPVGPTEAGVYAYTRSLALYRQKLDEMVH; this comes from the exons ATGGCTGCTGCTGCATGTCACCTAGCAGTTGGGTCAATTCAGACTTATGGATGCAGCAACGAATCTGGACCTCAAAAGGCATTTGGGAATGTCTCTGTGAAATTGGTTTCAAATGGTCATCTGTTTAATGTAGGATTATTGAGAAGAGGAAGTTGTAGCACCCGTGGGTGCAAATTGGGTGTAATTCAAGCCTCAACTTTTCAAACTTCTGTGGCCGATCCAGTTTCATCCTCCACAAATAGCAATTCAAATGACTCCCGAAAGAAGTCTA ATGAAGTTGCTTTGATATTGATTCGGCATGGTGAGTCTTTGTGGAATGAGAAAAACCTGTTTACTGGTTGTGTTGATGTACCCTTAACCAAAAAGGGTGTAGAAGAGGCACTTGAAGCCGGTAAGAGAATTAGCAACATACCTGTCGACATGATTTACACATCCGCACTGATCCGTGCCCAGATGACTGCTATGCTTGCCATGACCCAGCACCGTCGGAAGAAG GTGCCAATCATTGTGCACAATGAGAGTGAACAGGCAAAAGCATGGAGTCAGATTTTCAGTGAGGAAACTAATAAACAGACTATTCCAGTAATAGCAGCTTGGCAATTGAATGAAAGAAT GTATGGGGAGTTGCAAGGTCTTAATAAGCAGGAAACAGCAGATAGATATGGAAAGGAGAAAGTGCATGAGTGGCGTCGAAGCTATGATATTCCTCCCCCCAATGGCGAGAGCTTGGAAATGTGTGCTCATAGAGCAGTTGCTTATTTCGAAGAGCAA ATTGAACCCCAACTTCTATCTGGGAAGAATGTGATGATTGCTGCTCATGGGAATTCTTTAAGGTCCATTATCATGTATCTTGACAAATTAACTTCTCAGGAG GTTATTAGCTTAGAACTGTCAACTGGGCTTCCGATGCTTTACATATTTAAAGAAGGGAAATTTATCAGGAGGGGAAGTCCAGTAGGACCTACAGAGGCTGGTGTTTATGCTTATACTAGG AGTTTAGCGCTTTATCGGCAGAAGTTAGATGAAATGGTTCACTAG